The Vicia villosa cultivar HV-30 ecotype Madison, WI linkage group LG1, Vvil1.0, whole genome shotgun sequence genome includes a region encoding these proteins:
- the LOC131645595 gene encoding uncharacterized protein LOC131645595, with product MRRFLVPRTSIEKVNVRQPEAEVEETSPNVANEFNPNDMCVIQDVGNKFMSIYAPDIQDQVRRAYILKGPTQPDLERFPRTQFGKSSRAFCKAWYKNYTWIEYSESKDVTYCFYCFLFKPPGRAEHFGYEVFNKDGFKDWKYATKGFKDHIGSHDSKHNSYCTRYLIAQSIAFRGHDESSTSLNNGNFREMVDWVKSNDEKVRDAFDHGPKNCTMTSGDIQKELATCCAHEVTKVIMEEFGDRQFSVLIDESLIYLSKNKWR from the exons ATGAGGAGGTTTTTGGTTCCTAGAACAAGTATTGAGAAAGTGAATGTTAGACAACCGGAAGCCGAAGTAGAAGAAACATCCCCTAATGTGGCCAATGAGTTTAATCCAAATGATATGTGCGTGATCCAGGATGTAGGAAACAAATTCATGAGTATATATGCTCCGGATATTCAAGACCAAGTGAGGAGGGCATATATATTGAAGGGTCCAACACAACCAGATTTAGAAAGATTTCCTCGTACTCAATTTGGGAAGTCTTCAAGAGCATTTTGTAAAGCATGGTATAAGAATTATACATGGATTGAATACAGTGAGTCGAAGGATGTAACTTATTGTTTCTATTGCTTTCTCTTTAAGCCTCCCGGGAGGGCCGAACACTTTGGTTATgaagtcttcaacaaagatgGATTTAAAGATTGGAAGTATGCAACTAAAGGCTTTAAAGATCATATTGGTAGTCATGATAGTAAGCACAACTCAT ATTGTACTAGATATCTCATAGCACAAAGCATTGCTTTCCGTGGCCATGATGAAAGCTCTACTTCTCTAAACAATGGAAATTTTAGAGAGATGGTGGATTGGGTAAAATCTAATGATGAAAAAGTGAGAGATGCTTTTGATCATGGTCCAAAAAATTGCACAATGACTTCTGGTGACATTCAAAAGGAGCTTGCAACGTGTTGTGCACATGAAGTTAccaaggtgattatggaagagttTGGTGATAGACAATTCTCTGTGCTTATTGATGAGTCACTGATATATCTGTCAAAGAACAAATGGCGGTGA